A genomic region of Salinibacter pepae contains the following coding sequences:
- a CDS encoding TatD family hydrolase, producing MIIDTHAHLYLDQFDGDRDAVLRRAWGAGVDVVVMPAIDVPSIQQAVDLCEEYDGLYAMAALHPSETQEVTEEDFEAVVNWCSHPSVVAVGESGLDYYWDRSFDDRQKRFFRKHIRLAIEADLPLVIHNRDAAEDILAILEEEYVRAEVPEKMRGILHCYVDPPDVAERAWNLGFYLGVGGIMTFSNSEVDEYVKEVPLDHIVVETDSPYLAPEPNRGDRNEPAYVRHVAERLAEIKDLPLETVAEVTTRNARAIYELDGTR from the coding sequence ATGATTATCGACACACACGCGCACCTGTACCTCGACCAGTTCGATGGGGACCGAGACGCGGTTCTGCGTCGGGCCTGGGGCGCCGGGGTCGACGTCGTCGTGATGCCCGCCATCGACGTTCCCTCCATCCAGCAGGCGGTAGACCTGTGTGAGGAGTACGACGGGCTCTACGCCATGGCGGCCCTGCATCCCTCGGAGACCCAAGAGGTCACCGAGGAGGACTTTGAGGCGGTCGTGAACTGGTGTTCGCACCCGAGTGTGGTGGCGGTGGGGGAGAGCGGGCTGGACTACTACTGGGACCGGTCGTTTGACGACCGCCAGAAGCGCTTTTTCCGCAAGCACATCCGCCTGGCCATTGAGGCCGACCTGCCCCTTGTGATTCACAACCGCGACGCCGCGGAGGACATACTCGCCATTCTTGAGGAGGAGTACGTGCGGGCCGAGGTCCCGGAGAAGATGCGCGGGATTCTGCACTGCTACGTCGATCCGCCCGACGTGGCCGAGCGGGCCTGGAATTTGGGGTTCTATCTGGGGGTCGGGGGCATCATGACATTCTCCAACAGCGAGGTCGACGAGTACGTGAAGGAAGTGCCGCTCGACCACATCGTCGTGGAGACCGACAGCCCGTACCTCGCCCCGGAGCCAAACCGGGGCGACCGCAACGAGCCGGCCTACGTCCGACACGTTGCCGAGCGGCTCGCCGAGATCAAGGATCTTCCGCTGGAGACGGTCGCCGAGGTGACGACCCGGAATGCCCGGGCAATCTACGAGCTCGACGGTACGCGGTGA
- a CDS encoding NAD(P)H-quinone oxidoreductase yields the protein MRAVRVPDPGAPSAMTIGEVPTPTPGADEVRVQVHATALNRADTFQRRGHYAPPEGASSIMGLEMAGVVQETGPDVIDWHEGDRVFSLLAGGGYAEQVVVHKDLLMAVPPGLSMRAAAAIPEVFLTAYQALHWLGGLQRDHDVLVHAGASGVGTAAIQLVREAGARPYITASAPKHDLCRDLGAAATIDYESEDFAARIDDLTGGAGVDIVLDFIGAPYFHQNVEALSVDGRIVQLATLGGSTVEEVSLRALMAKRIQLLTSTLRDRSLDYKVQLTHEFAGDIVPTFVDGQLRPVIDSTYDWTEVADAHRRMENNANAGKIVLQVVS from the coding sequence ATGCGAGCCGTTCGCGTTCCCGACCCCGGCGCCCCGTCCGCCATGACCATCGGCGAGGTGCCGACCCCGACGCCCGGGGCGGACGAGGTCCGTGTGCAGGTCCACGCCACGGCCCTCAACCGCGCCGATACGTTCCAGCGCCGCGGTCACTACGCCCCGCCGGAGGGGGCCTCTTCCATCATGGGCCTCGAAATGGCCGGCGTCGTTCAGGAGACCGGACCCGACGTGATCGACTGGCACGAAGGGGACCGCGTATTCAGCCTGCTGGCCGGGGGCGGATACGCCGAGCAGGTGGTCGTCCATAAGGACCTGCTGATGGCCGTCCCGCCGGGTCTCTCCATGCGGGCGGCGGCGGCAATTCCGGAGGTGTTCCTGACGGCGTACCAGGCCCTGCACTGGCTTGGGGGGCTGCAGCGCGACCACGACGTCCTCGTCCACGCCGGCGCCAGTGGCGTGGGGACCGCCGCCATCCAGCTCGTGCGGGAGGCCGGCGCGCGCCCCTACATCACGGCCTCGGCCCCGAAGCACGATCTTTGCCGCGATCTGGGGGCGGCGGCCACCATCGACTACGAGTCGGAGGACTTCGCCGCCCGGATCGACGATCTCACGGGCGGAGCGGGGGTGGACATCGTGCTCGACTTTATCGGCGCGCCGTACTTTCACCAGAACGTGGAGGCCCTGTCCGTGGACGGCCGCATCGTGCAACTCGCGACCCTCGGGGGGAGCACCGTCGAGGAGGTGAGCCTGCGTGCCCTGATGGCCAAACGCATTCAGCTCTTAACCTCGACGCTTCGCGACCGAAGCCTCGACTACAAGGTGCAGCTGACCCATGAGTTTGCGGGGGACATCGTGCCCACGTTCGTGGATGGGCAGCTCCGTCCCGTGATCGACTCGACCTACGACTGGACCGAGGTGGCCGACGCCCACCGGCGCATGGAAAACAACGCAAACGCCGGCAAGATCGTCCTCCAAGTGGTCTCGTAG
- the pgsA gene encoding CDP-diacylglycerol--glycerol-3-phosphate 3-phosphatidyltransferase, with protein sequence MYTSAALRYIPNLLTVGRILVTPLLLLLLSVPSTAGQMSAVVLFVLASLTDYYDGVLARRYGVRSRLGQYLDPLADKILILGTFIALALEAPDLVPWWAVVAIALRDVVVTVLRSWAEASGQTLHTYRVAKGKTMLQAAFLFGVLTLRAATHFSPPLRDAARWLLYDSGLPGLALTVVVGFTLATGALYVVAPVEEKGELE encoded by the coding sequence ATGTACACGTCTGCTGCCCTCCGGTACATCCCCAACCTTCTGACGGTCGGTCGGATTCTGGTGACCCCGTTGCTGCTCCTGCTCCTGTCGGTTCCGAGCACGGCCGGCCAGATGAGTGCGGTCGTGCTCTTCGTTCTGGCGTCCTTGACGGACTACTACGACGGGGTGTTGGCCCGTCGGTACGGCGTGCGGTCGCGGCTCGGGCAGTACCTCGACCCCCTGGCGGATAAGATTCTGATTCTGGGGACCTTCATCGCCCTCGCCCTGGAGGCCCCCGACCTCGTCCCGTGGTGGGCCGTCGTGGCCATCGCCCTTCGCGACGTTGTCGTGACGGTCCTGCGGTCGTGGGCCGAAGCGTCCGGGCAGACGCTGCACACCTACCGCGTGGCGAAGGGGAAGACGATGCTGCAGGCCGCATTCCTGTTCGGCGTGCTCACGCTCCGGGCCGCGACGCACTTTTCCCCGCCGCTTCGCGACGCCGCCCGGTGGCTGCTTTACGACAGCGGCCTGCCGGGGCTGGCCCTAACGGTCGTCGTCGGGTTTACGCTGGCCACGGGCGCGCTGTACGTGGTGGCGCCGGTGGAAGAGAAGGGGGAACTGGAGTAG
- a CDS encoding OsmC family protein: protein MPTRSADATWTGNLPDGSGTMQLESGAYEGAYSFRSRFEDGDGSNPEELIAAAHAGCFSMALSNVLAEAGHDPESVNTTADVTLQMVEGDPTITEIHLTTEASVPGLDADTFDEHAAAAKEGCPVSKALAGTEITLDASLT from the coding sequence ATGCCTACTCGTTCTGCGGACGCAACGTGGACCGGCAACCTGCCCGACGGCAGCGGCACCATGCAGCTTGAAAGCGGGGCCTACGAGGGCGCCTACTCGTTTCGCTCCCGCTTCGAGGACGGAGACGGCTCCAATCCCGAAGAGCTGATTGCCGCCGCCCATGCGGGCTGCTTCTCGATGGCCCTCTCCAACGTCCTGGCTGAGGCCGGGCACGACCCCGAATCGGTCAACACCACGGCGGACGTGACGCTCCAGATGGTCGAGGGGGACCCGACCATCACCGAGATCCACCTGACGACGGAGGCGTCCGTGCCGGGCCTCGACGCGGACACGTTCGACGAGCACGCCGCGGCGGCGAAGGAGGGCTGCCCGGTCTCGAAGGCCCTCGCCGGCACGGAGATCACGCTCGACGCGAGCCTGACGTAG
- a CDS encoding competence/damage-inducible protein A: MKAQLLTIGDELLIGQTTNTNAAWLGGRLSRLGVRMTRTVTVGDAREAIFRELDRAYEAARLVICTGGLGPTHDDLTRTVIADYFGAPLQTDPDVLERVRQYYDRRNRDVPPSAPALAQRPQGFETLDNPVGAAVGLWYEAPDGRLIVLLPGIPEEMTAIFEASVQPRLEEQSGVGEVRHRTLVTAGIGETALQEKLGDLSDVLGDDVSLAYLPSTSGVRLRLSADARQTTAGARLDTVEAAIRERAGDDIIGTGDVTLEAVLGEALRTRDATIASAESATGGLIGHRLTGVAGSSDYYLGSVVAYANSAKKTILGVDEAAIREHGAVSEAVAVQMAEGVRAALGTTVGVSTTGIAGPTGGTPEKPVGTVWVGYADASGRHARRHQFVEDRTLNKELFASAALEQARRTLSA; the protein is encoded by the coding sequence ATGAAGGCACAACTCCTGACCATCGGCGACGAACTGTTGATTGGCCAGACCACCAATACGAATGCCGCCTGGCTCGGGGGCAGGCTCAGTCGCCTCGGCGTCCGCATGACCCGGACGGTGACCGTCGGGGACGCCCGCGAGGCGATCTTCCGGGAGCTGGACCGGGCGTACGAGGCGGCCCGCCTCGTCATTTGCACTGGGGGGCTCGGCCCCACCCACGACGACCTCACGCGGACGGTCATCGCCGATTACTTTGGGGCCCCGCTCCAGACCGACCCGGACGTGCTGGAACGGGTTCGCCAGTACTACGACCGGCGAAACCGAGACGTGCCGCCGTCCGCCCCGGCCCTTGCCCAGCGGCCCCAGGGCTTTGAGACGCTCGACAATCCGGTTGGCGCCGCCGTGGGGTTGTGGTACGAGGCCCCAGACGGGCGGCTGATCGTGCTGTTGCCCGGGATCCCGGAAGAGATGACCGCCATCTTCGAGGCCTCGGTCCAGCCGCGGCTCGAAGAGCAGTCGGGCGTGGGCGAGGTGCGCCACCGAACCCTCGTGACGGCGGGGATCGGGGAGACGGCCCTGCAGGAGAAGCTGGGCGACCTGTCCGACGTGCTGGGGGACGACGTGTCCCTGGCGTACCTGCCCTCCACGAGCGGGGTGCGCCTGCGCCTCTCGGCCGACGCCCGGCAGACGACGGCGGGTGCGCGCCTGGATACGGTGGAGGCGGCAATCCGGGAGCGTGCGGGAGACGACATCATCGGCACCGGCGATGTGACCCTGGAAGCGGTGCTGGGGGAGGCACTGCGGACCCGCGACGCCACAATTGCCAGTGCGGAGAGCGCGACGGGCGGGCTCATTGGGCACCGGTTGACGGGGGTCGCCGGGTCGTCCGACTACTACCTGGGAAGCGTGGTCGCCTACGCCAATTCCGCAAAGAAAACCATCCTGGGCGTGGACGAGGCGGCGATCCGTGAGCACGGCGCCGTGAGCGAGGCGGTCGCCGTCCAGATGGCCGAGGGGGTGCGGGCGGCGCTCGGCACCACGGTGGGCGTGTCGACCACCGGCATCGCGGGGCCGACGGGCGGCACGCCCGAGAAGCCGGTGGGCACCGTGTGGGTCGGGTACGCCGACGCGTCCGGGCGGCACGCCCGGCGCCACCAGTTCGTAGAGGACCGCACGTTGAACAAAGAGCTCTTCGCGTCCGCGGCCCTCGAACAGGCGCGCCGGACGCTGTCGGCGTAG
- the pyrE gene encoding orotate phosphoribosyltransferase, translating to MSQDLFAPSSAERARALADALLSIDAVSLRPHDPFTWSSGLAAPIYCDNRQTLAHPSVRGRIADGFAEVVRGDDGASLTVAGTATAGIPHAAWLADRIEAPMAYVRDSAKGHGQGRRIEGARPGGGDEVVVVEDLISTGRSALNAAAAVRETGANVSAVLAIFSYGLDAAATAFREAGVPCHVLTTFPVLLDVARRQHSLSADAEALLNDWQADPEAWSHEHGG from the coding sequence ATGTCCCAAGACCTCTTCGCTCCATCGTCGGCTGAGCGGGCCCGCGCCCTCGCGGATGCCCTGCTGAGCATTGATGCCGTCTCGCTCCGCCCGCACGACCCGTTCACGTGGTCCTCGGGCCTCGCGGCGCCCATCTACTGCGACAACCGGCAGACCCTGGCCCATCCGTCCGTTCGCGGACGCATTGCGGACGGGTTTGCGGAGGTTGTACGGGGGGACGACGGGGCCTCGCTCACCGTGGCGGGCACGGCCACGGCCGGCATCCCCCACGCGGCCTGGCTGGCCGACCGGATCGAGGCACCGATGGCGTACGTCCGTGACTCGGCCAAAGGGCACGGCCAGGGGCGGCGCATCGAGGGGGCACGGCCGGGGGGAGGGGATGAGGTTGTCGTCGTGGAGGATCTCATCTCGACGGGCCGATCCGCGTTGAACGCGGCGGCGGCCGTTCGCGAGACTGGGGCCAATGTCTCGGCCGTACTGGCCATCTTCTCGTACGGGCTGGACGCCGCCGCCACGGCCTTTCGGGAGGCCGGCGTGCCCTGCCACGTGCTGACGACGTTTCCCGTGCTGCTGGACGTGGCGCGCCGCCAGCACTCCCTCTCGGCAGACGCCGAGGCGCTCCTTAACGACTGGCAGGCCGACCCCGAGGCCTGGTCGCACGAACACGGCGGCTGA
- the dnaK gene encoding molecular chaperone DnaK: protein MGKVIGIDLGTTNSVVAVMEGDDPDVIENAEGARTTPSVVAYKDDGERLVGAPAKRQAITNPENTVSSIKRFMGRFYDEVEDEIEEVPYEVVRGENDTARVQIGDRKYTPQEISAVVLQKLKQTAEDYLGQEVTDAVITVPAYFNDAQRKATQEAGEIAGLNVQRIINEPTAASLAYGLDDESDQVVAVYDLGGGTFDVSILELGDGVFEVNATYGDTHLGGDNFDKRLIDHIADEFEQDTGIDLRDDPMALQRLKEAAEEAKIELSSAKTTTINLPFITATDEGPQHLNMDLNRATFENLIEDLVEKTVPQMEKALDDAGHSKSDVDEVILVGGSTRVPLVQETVEDFFGKQANKSVNPDEVVSLGAAVQGGVLSGDVDDVLLLDVTPLNLGIETLGGVMTTLIEENTTIPTKESEVFSTAADNQTSVEVHVLQGDREMAKDNRTLGRFHLDGIPPAPRGTPQIEVTFDINADGILNVSAEDKDTGKEQSIRVEANSGLSDEEIEKMKEEAEQHAEEDERRKERADTINEANSMAYSVEQGLEEYGDKIPEDKRSPLQDALDSLNEELETASADEDITALEDALEELNAAWSAAGEEIREAQQQQAQQGAAAGAGAAGAGAAAGAGGPAGGPTEGPTPGNGAPDSDEEDVQDADYEVVDEGEEE, encoded by the coding sequence ATGGGTAAAGTCATTGGAATCGACCTTGGCACGACGAACTCGGTCGTGGCCGTGATGGAGGGGGACGATCCCGACGTCATCGAAAACGCGGAAGGAGCGCGCACCACGCCGTCCGTCGTGGCCTACAAGGACGACGGCGAGCGCCTCGTGGGCGCCCCGGCGAAGCGTCAGGCCATCACGAATCCCGAGAACACCGTGTCCTCGATCAAGCGGTTCATGGGCCGCTTCTACGACGAGGTCGAGGACGAAATTGAAGAGGTCCCGTACGAGGTCGTCCGCGGCGAGAACGACACGGCGCGCGTCCAGATTGGGGACCGGAAGTACACCCCGCAGGAGATTTCGGCCGTGGTGCTGCAGAAGCTGAAGCAGACGGCCGAGGACTACCTGGGCCAGGAGGTCACCGACGCGGTGATCACCGTGCCGGCCTACTTCAACGACGCGCAGCGGAAGGCCACGCAGGAGGCCGGCGAGATTGCGGGCCTGAACGTGCAGCGCATCATCAACGAGCCGACCGCAGCGTCCCTCGCCTACGGCCTCGACGACGAGAGCGATCAGGTGGTCGCCGTGTACGACCTCGGCGGCGGCACCTTCGACGTCTCCATCCTGGAGCTCGGCGATGGCGTCTTCGAAGTGAATGCCACCTACGGCGACACGCACCTCGGGGGCGACAACTTCGACAAGCGCCTCATCGACCACATTGCCGACGAGTTTGAGCAGGACACCGGCATCGACCTCCGGGACGACCCAATGGCCCTGCAGCGGCTGAAGGAGGCCGCCGAGGAGGCCAAGATTGAGCTGTCGAGCGCCAAGACGACGACGATCAACCTGCCGTTTATTACGGCCACGGACGAGGGGCCGCAGCACCTGAACATGGACCTCAACCGGGCCACCTTCGAGAACCTGATCGAGGACCTGGTCGAAAAGACGGTGCCACAGATGGAGAAGGCCCTCGACGACGCGGGGCATTCCAAGAGCGACGTCGACGAGGTCATCCTGGTTGGCGGATCCACCCGCGTGCCGCTTGTGCAGGAGACCGTCGAGGACTTCTTCGGCAAGCAGGCCAACAAGTCCGTGAACCCGGACGAGGTGGTGTCCCTCGGCGCGGCCGTACAGGGCGGCGTGCTTAGTGGCGACGTCGACGACGTGCTGCTGCTGGACGTGACGCCGCTCAACCTCGGCATCGAGACGCTCGGCGGCGTGATGACGACGCTGATTGAGGAGAACACCACGATCCCGACGAAGGAGAGCGAGGTCTTCTCCACGGCCGCCGACAACCAGACCTCCGTCGAGGTGCACGTCCTGCAGGGCGACCGCGAGATGGCAAAGGACAACCGCACCCTCGGCCGCTTCCACCTGGACGGCATCCCGCCGGCCCCGCGGGGGACGCCGCAAATTGAGGTCACGTTCGACATCAACGCGGACGGCATCCTGAACGTGTCCGCCGAGGACAAGGACACCGGCAAGGAGCAGTCCATCCGCGTGGAGGCGAACAGCGGCCTCTCGGACGAGGAGATCGAGAAGATGAAGGAGGAGGCCGAGCAGCACGCCGAGGAGGACGAGCGCCGCAAGGAGCGCGCCGACACGATCAACGAGGCGAACTCCATGGCCTACTCCGTGGAGCAGGGCCTCGAGGAGTACGGCGACAAGATTCCGGAGGACAAGCGGTCGCCCCTCCAGGACGCCCTCGACTCGCTGAACGAGGAGCTCGAAACGGCCAGCGCCGACGAGGACATCACCGCGCTGGAGGACGCCCTCGAGGAGCTCAACGCGGCGTGGTCCGCCGCCGGCGAGGAGATCCGCGAGGCCCAACAGCAGCAGGCGCAGCAGGGCGCCGCGGCGGGTGCCGGTGCGGCGGGTGCCGGTGCGGCGGCCGGTGCCGGAGGCCCCGCGGGCGGTCCCACGGAGGGACCGACTCCCGGAAACGGCGCCCCCGACTCCGACGAGGAGGACGTCCAGGACGCCGACTACGAAGTGGTAGACGAAGGCGAGGAAGAGTAG
- a CDS encoding TonB-dependent receptor domain-containing protein produces MRWCKFHPILRPGTRGLLWALAASMLGLIAGGASSPAAAQSSPDSTDWVQVRLHHGTEVESVRLTPRRRSLSVLLPSSDSRILRLNRDETVTLGRRQGDVYARRGTANLYARSLRLAPSRGGSWTLALPSESTRTYTGRLTLRPADSSTGLQLVNRVPLQDYVASVVAAEYGLDDRAGTRAMAVVARTYALFSTKHFDGDYDHVDGTASQVYRGKDVITAAARRAARETRGQILTYDGAPIQAVYFSSSGGHTASNESVWTDSPSLPYLRGKADPYDQASPKHRWTTRINRRALLQALSLHHGASVEGFLLGDRTPSGRLATIEVLFSDDTETDMEASTFRSVVNERVDGVTLKSTWFDARRDGSAYVLTGRGHGHGVGLNQWGAHAMAEQGKGYREILSFYYTGVQIQQLDETSPSPRWPRTRPARPPTPPLPELAGEDPSQFGLHDARHEVSDPRVENPSIEIATRYCEHPPSARSLSAVSVSSCMVFVTRRPPLFLLLAILWTGVGPHLAVGQSPDSTIVELPEVTVEAVRGAETEASAPFAVTVRSRSPAEVSLTASTSLDDVLRPLPGVWVNDRHHFALGERISVRGVGYRSNFGVRGVQVLYDGIPLTLPDGQAFLDVVDPAVVRQVELVRSPASVFWGNGSGGVLFLSSSGPSPPPNRVRVQGGSYGQWQGLVEGGGTVGPWTVHGYASGQRQEGYRAHSQGHRVRAGGTARRALGPNTQLRVMAAADQQDTDNPSSLTREQFTSDPSQARSAFVDVNAGKQSSQIQLGASVDHDLGGATLSGTAYGLRRNLDNPLNYAFIRYTRWSGGTRFTLRRTEGRLQGGLGVDAGIQSDDRIEFTSTTPDGDPGPEVGLDQLETVLNGSAFGYARLNATDRLALTGGLRLDQMRFEADDGLTEDGDQSGTRTFSSVSPSFGLSFDAGPAQVFAQYSTAFETPTASELSNRPGGGGGFNQQVEPQVTRGFEIGARGTVPEARLRFDVALYRLEVDDLISAYEDADGREVYDNLAANTHDGIEASLTWQATDALEVATRYTGSRFVIDESNDDSLVGNRVPGIPSRRLYLHTEFTHDGWWGRISGQGVPSYYTNNANTAEAPRYVLVNLNLGHRGVDTNGLTLKPFVTVNNVLNERYAGSVVVNAFGGRYYEPAPERSFSAGLNVEW; encoded by the coding sequence ATGCGTTGGTGTAAATTTCACCCGATCCTCCGCCCGGGCACTCGGGGCCTGCTCTGGGCACTAGCCGCCTCAATGCTGGGGCTGATTGCGGGTGGGGCCTCGTCTCCGGCCGCCGCCCAGTCTTCGCCCGACAGCACAGACTGGGTACAGGTGCGCCTGCATCACGGGACGGAGGTTGAGTCTGTTCGCCTGACCCCGAGGCGCCGTTCGCTCTCGGTGCTGCTTCCCAGCAGTGATTCCCGAATCCTCCGGCTGAACCGCGACGAGACCGTGACGCTCGGGCGCCGCCAAGGAGATGTGTATGCCCGGCGCGGGACGGCCAACCTGTACGCCCGGTCGCTTCGCCTCGCGCCGTCCAGGGGGGGCAGCTGGACGCTCGCCCTGCCCTCCGAGTCGACGCGCACGTACACGGGCCGGCTCACCCTTCGGCCCGCCGACTCCAGCACCGGCCTTCAGCTCGTCAACCGCGTGCCCCTGCAGGACTACGTCGCGAGCGTCGTCGCCGCGGAGTACGGCCTCGACGACCGGGCGGGCACCCGTGCCATGGCGGTCGTGGCTCGGACCTACGCCCTCTTCTCCACCAAGCACTTCGATGGGGACTACGACCACGTCGACGGCACGGCCTCTCAGGTGTACCGGGGCAAAGACGTGATCACCGCGGCCGCCCGTCGGGCCGCCCGGGAGACGCGGGGTCAAATTTTGACCTACGACGGGGCCCCGATCCAAGCGGTCTACTTCTCGTCAAGCGGCGGCCACACGGCCAGCAATGAGTCCGTCTGGACGGACAGTCCCTCCCTCCCCTACCTCCGGGGCAAGGCGGACCCGTACGACCAGGCCTCGCCCAAGCACCGCTGGACGACGCGCATCAACCGCCGGGCCCTTCTGCAGGCGCTGTCGCTGCACCACGGCGCCTCCGTCGAGGGGTTTCTGCTGGGCGACCGCACCCCAAGCGGCCGGCTGGCCACCATCGAGGTGCTCTTCTCGGACGATACGGAGACGGACATGGAGGCGAGCACCTTCCGGTCGGTGGTGAACGAGCGGGTCGACGGGGTCACGCTGAAGAGCACATGGTTCGACGCGCGCCGCGACGGCTCGGCGTACGTGCTGACCGGTCGGGGCCACGGCCACGGGGTGGGCCTCAATCAATGGGGCGCCCACGCCATGGCCGAGCAGGGCAAGGGCTACCGCGAAATCCTCTCGTTCTACTACACGGGCGTCCAGATTCAGCAACTGGACGAGACGTCCCCCTCCCCGCGGTGGCCCAGGACCCGCCCAGCCCGCCCACCGACTCCACCGCTCCCCGAATTGGCTGGTGAGGACCCCTCGCAATTTGGCCTGCACGACGCCCGACACGAGGTCTCCGACCCACGAGTTGAGAATCCGTCTATCGAGATCGCCACCCGCTACTGCGAGCACCCGCCCTCCGCCCGCTCTCTTTCCGCCGTTTCCGTTTCCAGTTGCATGGTTTTCGTAACACGACGTCCCCCTCTCTTCCTCCTCTTAGCCATTTTGTGGACTGGTGTCGGCCCCCACCTCGCGGTGGGGCAATCCCCCGACTCCACGATTGTCGAGCTGCCGGAAGTGACGGTTGAGGCCGTCCGTGGCGCCGAAACGGAGGCGTCCGCGCCGTTCGCCGTGACGGTGCGGTCGCGGTCGCCGGCGGAGGTATCCCTGACTGCGTCGACGTCTCTGGACGATGTGCTCCGTCCCCTGCCCGGCGTATGGGTAAACGATCGTCACCACTTTGCCCTCGGGGAGCGCATCAGCGTGCGGGGCGTGGGCTACCGGTCCAATTTTGGGGTCCGTGGGGTGCAGGTCCTCTACGACGGCATTCCACTCACCCTGCCCGACGGGCAGGCCTTTCTTGACGTGGTGGACCCGGCCGTGGTCCGCCAGGTGGAGCTGGTTCGCTCCCCCGCCTCGGTGTTTTGGGGCAACGGAAGCGGGGGCGTCCTTTTTCTCTCGTCGTCGGGCCCATCGCCTCCCCCGAATCGGGTCCGGGTGCAGGGCGGCAGCTACGGGCAGTGGCAGGGCCTCGTGGAGGGGGGAGGCACGGTCGGCCCCTGGACCGTGCACGGATACGCCTCCGGCCAGCGCCAGGAGGGGTACCGGGCCCACAGCCAGGGCCATCGTGTGCGGGCGGGCGGAACGGCCCGACGGGCGTTGGGCCCCAACACGCAGCTCCGCGTGATGGCGGCGGCCGACCAGCAGGACACCGACAACCCGAGCAGCCTCACCCGCGAGCAGTTCACCAGTGACCCCTCACAGGCCCGCTCCGCATTCGTGGACGTGAATGCGGGCAAGCAAAGCTCACAGATCCAGCTCGGGGCCTCCGTCGACCACGACCTGGGCGGCGCCACCCTCTCCGGCACCGCTTACGGCCTGCGCCGGAACCTCGACAACCCCCTGAACTACGCGTTCATTCGGTACACGCGGTGGAGCGGGGGCACCCGGTTCACCCTTCGCCGGACCGAGGGTCGACTGCAGGGCGGCCTGGGCGTGGACGCCGGGATCCAGTCCGACGACCGCATCGAATTTACGTCCACGACGCCCGACGGGGATCCCGGCCCTGAGGTCGGCCTCGACCAGTTGGAGACCGTACTGAACGGCTCCGCGTTCGGCTACGCCCGCCTTAACGCGACGGATCGGCTGGCCCTGACGGGCGGGCTCCGGCTCGACCAAATGCGCTTCGAAGCCGACGATGGACTGACCGAGGACGGGGATCAGTCCGGCACCCGCACCTTCTCGTCGGTCAGCCCGAGCTTTGGGCTCTCATTCGATGCCGGCCCCGCTCAGGTGTTCGCCCAGTACAGCACGGCGTTCGAGACGCCGACGGCCTCCGAGCTCTCCAACCGCCCGGGCGGGGGCGGCGGCTTCAATCAACAGGTGGAGCCGCAGGTTACTCGGGGCTTCGAGATCGGCGCCCGGGGCACCGTCCCGGAGGCTCGGCTGCGGTTCGACGTGGCCCTGTACCGCCTCGAGGTCGACGACCTCATCTCCGCCTACGAAGACGCCGACGGGCGCGAGGTCTACGATAATCTTGCGGCCAACACCCACGACGGCATTGAAGCCAGTCTCACGTGGCAGGCCACGGACGCCCTCGAAGTGGCGACGCGCTACACGGGAAGCCGGTTTGTCATCGACGAATCGAACGACGACTCCCTGGTCGGCAATCGGGTGCCCGGCATTCCGAGTCGCCGTCTCTACCTCCACACCGAGTTCACTCACGACGGGTGGTGGGGGCGGATCTCGGGCCAGGGGGTGCCGAGCTACTACACCAACAACGCAAACACCGCCGAGGCGCCCCGATACGTCCTGGTGAACCTCAACCTCGGGCACCGGGGCGTCGACACGAACGGACTCACCCTGAAGCCCTTCGTCACCGTCAACAACGTGCTCAACGAGCGCTACGCCGGTTCCGTCGTCGTGAACGCGTTTGGCGGGCGCTATTACGAACCCGCCCCCGAGCGGTCGTTCTCTGCGGGGCTCAACGTGGAGTGGTAG